The Pontibacter pudoricolor genome contains a region encoding:
- a CDS encoding RDD family protein, with amino-acid sequence MQAIYLKSGERVVPASLRMRAIAFIIDAVLIVTIAAIADYYTVSSNEATFVWKPETLIYIVLGWLYFAGAETSAVQATLGKYLLGLQVVDKHNNRLTFKNATIRYFARPLSIMIMLMRFVRGLPVAKHRYFHNRVTDSNVVKQARHHT; translated from the coding sequence ATGCAGGCTATATATCTTAAATCAGGAGAAAGAGTAGTTCCGGCTTCTTTAAGAATGCGCGCTATTGCATTTATAATTGATGCTGTACTTATAGTTACTATAGCGGCCATCGCTGATTACTATACCGTCAGCAGCAACGAAGCGACATTTGTCTGGAAACCTGAAACACTGATTTATATAGTGCTGGGCTGGTTATATTTTGCAGGCGCCGAAACAAGCGCTGTGCAGGCTACACTGGGCAAATACCTGCTTGGTTTACAGGTGGTAGATAAGCATAACAACCGCCTTACGTTCAAAAACGCTACTATCCGTTACTTTGCCAGGCCCCTTTCTATCATGATCATGCTGATGCGGTTTGTGCGTGGCCTGCCTGTAGCAAAGCACCGGTACTTCCATAACCGGGTAACCGACTCGAATGTGGTAAAACAGGCCCGGCACCATACGTAA
- a CDS encoding histidine phosphatase family protein: MKLSLFFRFVLALLIGLAWSCNQPTDSVAAANGEKDKAVTTIYVVRHAEKVATDPKAEDPVLTPEGEARAKALVTYLNGKPVDALYSTKYKRNTLTIKPLADVRKLPVNTYEGHDFEGLKKQILTNNAGKTIVVVGHSNTILPIVEALGAKKPFAEVADSKYDHIFKVTIQADGTATVEADTYGAATN, encoded by the coding sequence ATGAAACTATCCTTGTTCTTCAGGTTTGTACTCGCGTTGCTGATCGGGCTGGCCTGGTCGTGTAACCAGCCAACTGACTCAGTAGCTGCTGCCAATGGCGAAAAAGACAAAGCCGTGACCACTATTTATGTAGTACGCCATGCCGAGAAAGTTGCGACAGACCCTAAAGCCGAAGACCCTGTGCTTACTCCGGAAGGGGAGGCCCGTGCAAAAGCCCTGGTAACTTATTTAAACGGTAAGCCGGTTGATGCCCTGTATAGTACAAAATACAAGCGTAATACCCTGACCATAAAACCATTGGCAGATGTCCGCAAGCTACCCGTAAATACGTACGAAGGTCACGATTTTGAAGGGCTTAAGAAACAGATATTAACCAATAATGCCGGTAAAACTATAGTTGTGGTTGGCCACTCAAATACTATTCTACCTATAGTTGAGGCCCTTGGAGCCAAAAAGCCGTTTGCCGAAGTAGCAGACAGCAAGTACGACCATATCTTTAAAGTTACTATACAAGCCGACGGCACAGCAACCGTAGAAGCTGATACCTATGGCGCCGCAACCAACTAA